The Odocoileus virginianus isolate 20LAN1187 ecotype Illinois chromosome 12, Ovbor_1.2, whole genome shotgun sequence genome has a segment encoding these proteins:
- the SUSD2 gene encoding sushi domain-containing protein 2 produces the protein MKPSLLPWALLLLATVPGPGLRPAAGAQGSCSQRCGDQSGPCSCHPTCFGLASCCADVRDFCLEISPYSGSMMGGKDFVVQHLNWPNPTDSVICSFKDSIQTRGHVDASGRVHCVSPLLYESGRIPFSLSMDNGRSFPRSGTWLSVHPSKVSDSEKSQLVNETRWQYYGTPGTQGNLTLTWDTSALPSDTVTIELWGYEETGKPYSQQWTAAWSYLYSLATNIHNSGSFTFTPKPAPQNFQRWEVGSLRIVDSRHRAGEQDVQALWSNEHALAWHLGDDFRMDPVAWARNQCLAWEELEDQLPKFLEELPDCPCTLAQARADSGRFHTDYGCDLEQGSVCTYHPGAVHCVRSVQASPQYDSGQQCCYTADGTQLLTADSTGGSTPDRGHDWGSPPYRVPPRVPGLSHWIYDVISFYHCCLWAPECFRYMNRRPSSDCRSYRPPRLASAFGDPHFVTFDGTNFTFNGRGEYVLLEAALTDLQVQVRTQTRTGSEGSQDRGTGLTAVAIQEANSDVVEVRLGEGAGVLQVLLNQEVLSFAEQSWMDLKGMFLSVATGDRVSVMLTSEAGLEISLQGPFLSVAVLLPEKFLTHTRGLLGTLNDNPADDFTLRSGEVLPPSAGSRELFQFGADWAVQNASSLLTYDSKFLVENFKDRPKHDPTFLPLFPEESSASPSQASAAADLCGDDTFCRFDVAATGSLSVGNASRVAHRQHLLRVQSLQPVVSCGWLAPPANGHKQGDRYLEGSTVRFRCNNGYSLAGAEASTCRADGTWSWPTPTCQPGRSYAVLLGIIFGGLGLVALVGLGYWLLRRRKSNTAVWGSQP, from the exons ATGAAGCCTTCcctgctgccctgggccctgctgctgctggcgACTGTCCCCGGCCCGGGCCTCCGACCTGCAGCAG GTGCTCAGGGGAGCTGCTCCCAGCGCTGCGGAGACCAGAGTGGGCCATGTTCCTGCCACCCCACCTGCTTCGGCTTGGCCAGCTGCTGTGCGGACGTCCGGGATTTCTGCCTGGAGATCTCACCCTACTCAGGCTCCATGATGGGGGGCAAGGATTTTGTGGTCCAGCATCTCAACTGGCCCAACCCCACTGACAGCGTGATCTGCAG CTTTAAGGACAGCATCCAGACCCGGGGCCACGTGGACGCCTCGGGCCGCGTGCACTGCGTGTCACCCCTGCTCTATGAGTCCGGCCGCATCCCGTTCTCGCTCTCCATGGACAACGGACGCTCCTTCCCGCGCTCGGGCACCTGGCTCTCCG TGCACCCCAGCAAAGTGTCGGACTCGGAGAAGAGCCAGCTGGTAAATGAGACCCGCTGGCAGTACTACGGCACTCCCGGCACCCAGGGCAACCTCACCCTGACCTGGGACACCTCAGCCCTGCCCTCGGACACCGTCACCATCGAGCTGTGGGGCTACGAGGAGACAG ggaagccatattcCCAGCAGTGGACAGCAGCGTGGTCGTACCTGTACTCCTTGGCTACCAACATCCACAACTCCGGCTCCTTCACCTTCACGCCAAAACCCGCCCCTCAGAACTTCCAGAGGTGGGAAGTGGGTTCCCTCCGCATCGTGGACAGCAGACACCGCGCAGGGGAGCA GGATGTGCAAGCGCTCTGGAGCAACGAGCACGCGCTGGCCTGGCACCTGGGTGATGACTTCCGGATGGACCCTGTGGCCTGGGCCCGAAACCAGTGCCTGGCCTGGGAGGAGCTGGAGGACCAGCTGCCCAAATTCCTGGAGGAGCTGCCTGACTGCCCCTGCACCCTGGCCCAGGCCCGGGCTGACTCCGGCCGCTTCCAc ACAGACTACGGCTGTGACCTGGAGCAGGGCAGCGTGTGCACCTACCACCCAGGCGCTGTGCACTGCGTGCGCTCGGTGCAAGCCAG CCCCCAGTACGACTCCGGACAGCAGTGCTGCTACACGGCGGATGGCACGCAGCTCCTGACGGCTGACTCCACCGGGGGCAGCACCCCAGACCGTGGCCACGACTGGGGCTCACCCCCCTACCGCGTGCCGCCCCGCGTGCCCGGCCTCTCCCACTGGATCTACGACGTCATCAGCTTCTACCACTGCTGCCTCTGGGCACCTGAGTGCTTCCGCTACATGAACAGACGACCCTCCAGTGACTGCCGCAGCTACCGGCCCCCGCGCCTGG CCTCTGCTTTCGGGGACCCACACTTCGTCACTTTCGATGGCACCAACTTCACGTTCAACGGCCGTGGCGAGTACGTGCTGCTGGAGGCGGCGCTGACTGACCTGCAGGTGCAGGTGCGGACCCAGACCAGGACGGGGTCTGAAG GCTCTCAGGACCGAGGCACGGGGCTGACTGCGGTGGCCATCCAGGAGGCCAACTCAGACGTGGTGGAGGTccggctgggggagggggcaggggtctTGCAGGTGCTCCTGAACCAGGAGGTGCTCAGCTTTGCAGAGCAGTCCTGGATGGACCTGAAGG GCATGTTCCTGTCGGTGGCCACTGGGGACAGAGTATCAGTCATGCTGACTTCAGAGGCCGGCCTGGAGATCAGCCTCCAAGGGCCGTTCCTGAGTGTGGCGGTCCTGCTGCCTGAGAAGTTCCTGACCCACACGCGGGGCCTCCTCGGGACGCTCAACGACAACCCGGCGGACGACTTCACTCTGCGCAGTGGGGAGGTCCTGCCACCCAGCGCCGGTTCTCGAGAGCTGTTCCAGTTCGGGGCTGACT GGGCCGTGCAGAACGCCTCCTCCCTGCTCACCTACGACTCCAAGTTCCTGGTGGAAAACTTCAAGGACCGGCCCAAGCATGACCCCACTTTCCTGCCCCTCTTCCCCGAGGAAAGCTCCGCGAGCCCCAGCCAGGCGAGCGCGGCAGCCGACCTGTGTGGGGACGACACGTTCTGCAGGTTCGACGTGGCGGCCACCGGGAGCCTGAGCGTGGGCAACGCCTCGCGAGTGGCACACAGGCAGCACCTGCTTCGCGTGCAGAGCCTGCAGCCTG tgGTGTCCTGCGGCTGGCTGGCCCCGCCTGCCAACGGACACAAGCAGGGCGACAGGTACCTGGAGGGCTCCACCGTCCGCTTCCGGTGCAACAACGGCTACAGCCTGGCCGGGGCGGAGGCCAGCACCTGCCGGGCTGACGGGACCTGGTCCTGGCCCACCCCCACGTGCCAGCCAG GTCGGAGCTACGCAGTGCTGCTGGGCATCATCTTTGGAGGCCTGGGGCTAGTGGCCCTGGTAGGGCTCGGCTACTGGCTCCTACGCCGCAGGAAGAGCAACAC GGCTGTCTGGGGTTCGCAACCCTGA